One Deltaproteobacteria bacterium genomic region harbors:
- a CDS encoding nickel-dependent hydrogenase large subunit, which produces MKRDVKINVEHITRVEGHGNIVIDIKNGRIKELRLEIVESPRFYEAMVMGRRYEDVPHIVSRICGICAVSHTSASLK; this is translated from the coding sequence ATGTGGAGCATATCACCCGTGTAGAGGGGCATGGCAATATTGTCATTGATATAAAGAACGGAAGGATAAAGGAACTCCGTTTAGAAATAGTGGAATCTCCAAGGTTCTATGAGGCTATGGTAATGGGCAGAAGATATGAAGATGTGCCGCATATAGTGTCAAGGATATGCGGTATATGTGCAGTAAGCCACACATCTGCATCTTTAAAG